ATTCACCAAACCGCTTATAGCAAGTACATCGTGTAATAATGGCCCTTCAATAGATGGATTGAGCTTTTGGTATGCTGATAAATAATAATCGTACATTGGTTTCATAATTGGCTTAAATGAATTTTTTGTATTAGCTAAAATATAAGTAAATACATTTGGGGTTAAAACTGTTTTATTTGTTACATTTAAAGGGAATAACGTTAAATTTTTCGCTTGCTGAAATACAATTTGACTTGCTATAGGATCTCCGTACACGTTTGCCTCTGCTAATGGAGTAACATTCCCTGCTTCTAAAAAGACACCACCCATAAAACAAATTCCTTTTACATTTAACATCAAGTCATTCCATAAATTAAACGCAATTGCTAACGAGGTAGATCTTCCTACATCGACAATTGTTAAATCTTCTCCATACTTTACAAGAATCGCCGCAATACTACCAAAATTGTATATCGGAATAGATAACACACTTTCCGGTACATGTATGGGTCCTAATCCTTCTGGCCCATGAATTTCAGGGTAATACGTTGTAATTTCATTTGTAAGTGGCTTTGTTGCCCCGCTAATTACAGGAATATCTTGTCTGTTTGCTAATTGTAAAATATAAGCTGCGTTATGAGCGGCATGTATATGTTCAACATTTCCATATCCAGTTACGATACCAACAATTTCAATTTCAGGATGTAGTAATCCGTACATAATTGCAAATGAATCATCAATACCTGGGTCTCCGAAAAATAAAACTTTCTTCAAGAAACGTTCCCCTTTCATAGGTAAGATAATTATGTATATGTGGAAAAAATTTAAATCTATACAATTCTAAGCAAATATTAATAGTGAGTAGTGTGTCGATAAAAAGAACTAGTAT
This genomic interval from Bacillus cereus contains the following:
- a CDS encoding nucleoside hydrolase, which gives rise to MKKVLFFGDPGIDDSFAIMYGLLHPEIEIVGIVTGYGNVEHIHAAHNAAYILQLANRQDIPVISGATKPLTNEITTYYPEIHGPEGLGPIHVPESVLSIPIYNFGSIAAILVKYGEDLTIVDVGRSTSLAIAFNLWNDLMLNVKGICFMGGVFLEAGNVTPLAEANVYGDPIASQIVFQQAKNLTLFPLNVTNKTVLTPNVFTYILANTKNSFKPIMKPMYDYYLSAYQKLNPSIEGPLLHDVLAISGLVNPTFLNYTSRKVTVDICGETKGQTFADFRPHSKSEGARIALQLDEEKFIQDFMKIML